A portion of the Helicoverpa zea isolate HzStark_Cry1AcR chromosome 25, ilHelZeax1.1, whole genome shotgun sequence genome contains these proteins:
- the LOC124642585 gene encoding uncharacterized protein LOC124642585: protein MKAKAKGARTKNMDKLIAAVQARECLWDKSYRGHRNRFKLERYWNEVAAEVGTTSLNCRKKWKNLKDQCRKEMKKLPAESEWPHFQKLKFIHHQFMTEDEEGDGETTADEVFNSLDESIKRPKLGYTMRKKLLMNKRRTIDVDMNKLIELVRARDIIWNRSLKGHHNWYKLDESWKEIAQELDCTRDEARLKWKYLRDQARKEVRKPMGSDWEYLPKLQFLTNQFNDYEGTEIPEDSYTQDYDADQSGSFFLEQPAEVNVKEDEFDEFDTKPVIMETDFYDDDDDAQKSAITESNEPTKDEDIGFFNSLLPHVKKLLPAKKLMLRMKIQELVYNTVYNET, encoded by the exons ATGAAGGCAAAAGCTAAAGGTGCTCGAACCAAAAATATGGACAAGCTGATAGCAGCTGTCCAGGCAAGGGAATGTTTGTGGGACAAAAGTTACAGAGGTCACAGGAATCGGTTTAAGTTGGAGCGGTATTGGAACGAGGTGGCCGCGGAGGTTGGGACGACGA GTCTCAACTGCCGCAAGAAATGGAAGAATCTCAAAGATCAATGCAGGAAAGAGATGAAGAAACTACCAGCAGAATCCGAATGGCCACACTTCCAGAAGCTCAAGTTTATTCATCACCAATTCATGACTGAGGATGAAGAAGGTGATGGGGAAACGACCGCTGATGAAGTGTTTAACTCCCTTGATGAATCTATTAAAAGACCTAAACTAGGATATACAATGAGGAAGAAGTTATTAATGAATAAGAGAAGAACTATTGATGTGGATATGAATAAGCTGATAGAACTAGTGAGAGCAAGGGATATTATTTGGAACAGGTCTTTGAAAGGACATCATAATTGGTACAAACTTGATGAGAGTTGGAAAGAGATAGCTCAGGAATTAGATTGCActc GTGACGAGGCGAGATTAAAGTGGAAATACTTGAGAGACCAAGCTAGGAAAGAAGTCAGGAAACCCATGGGATCAGACTGGGAGTATCTGCCCAAGCTGCAATTCCTTACCAACCAATTCAACGATTACGAAGGTACAGAGATTCCTGAAGACTCATACACACAGGACTATGATGCTGACCAAAGCGGTAGTTTCTTCCTAGAACAACCAGCAGAAGTAAATGTCAAAGAAGATGAGTTTGACGAATTTGACACAAAACCTGTCATTATGGAGACAGATTTctatgatgatgacgatgacgcTCAAAAGAGTGCTATTACTGAATCTAATGAGCCAACAAAGGATGAAGATATAGGTTTCTTTAATAGCCTTCTTCCTCATGTGAAGAAATTATTACCAGCCAAAAAGCTGATGCTGAGAATGAAAATTCAGGAACTAGTTTATAACACAGTTTATAACGAAACTTAG